The Arachis hypogaea cultivar Tifrunner chromosome 19, arahy.Tifrunner.gnm2.J5K5, whole genome shotgun sequence genome has a window encoding:
- the LOC140182361 gene encoding uncharacterized protein, producing MADFLVEVTGDPHEETGTRWRLHVDGASNQTSGGAGVILESPAGVIYEQSTKFKFPVSNNQAEYEALLGGLTLAREVGVTRLEVCSDSQVVTLQVNGSYQARDPLLQKYLEKVRELTRQFQEVTVQHVPRERNIRADLLSKLASTKPGAGNRSLIQGMVKEPTVALHLTESSPSWLDPITNFLEHGKLPDDEKATKTLRKEAAKYAIIQGQLFRKGLSQPLLKCLHPDQTNYVLREVHEGCCGHHIGGKALARKLIRAGYYWPSMMRDSKEFVRKCVITRFGIPEVVISDNRTQFTNNKFTKFLTGLGIKQKFSSVEHPQTNGQVESANKVILLGLKKRLDNKKGVWADELASVLWSYRTTEQSSTGETPFRLTYGVDAVIPVEIGEPSPRLLLAGVDEAVEKDLVEETREMAHLSETALKQRIALRYNTKVLRRDFKERDLVLRRNDVGLPTPGEGKLAANWKGPYRIKEVLGKGAYKLERLDGREIPRTWNAGNLRRFYS from the exons ATGGCAGATTTCTTGGTAGAGGTAACGGGTGACCCCCACGAggaaacgggcacacggtggaggctccacGTAGACGGGGCCTCCAACCAGACGTCCGGGGGAGCTGGGGTCATCTTAGAGAGCCCGGCGGGAGTCATTTACGAGCAATCGACCAAGTTCAAATTTCCGGTGTcgaacaaccaagcggaatacgAAGCCCTCTTAGGTGGACTAACCCTAGCCCGAGAAGTCGGGGTAACAAGGCTGGAAGTGTGCAGCGATTCACAGGTCGTCACCTTGCAAGTAAACGGAAGCTATCAAGCCAGGGACCCCCTCCTGCAAAAGTATTTGGAAAAGGTTAGAGAATTGACCAGGCAGTTCCAAGAGGTCACGGTCCAACACGTTCCAAGAGAAAGGAACATACGGGCAGACCTCCTATCTAAATTAGCAAGCACGAAGCCGGGAGCTGGCAACCGGTCTCTCATCCAAGGCATGGTGAAGGAACCGACGGTTGCCCTCCATTTGACGGAGTCAAGCCCCTCCTGGCTGGACCCCATCACAAACTTCCTGGAACATGGCAAGCTGCCTGATGATGAGAAAGCGACCAAAACGTTGAGAAAGGAGGCTGCCAAATATGCAATCATACAAGGACAACTGTTCAGAAAGGGGCTCAGCCAACCCCTATTGAAGTGCTTACACCCCGACCAGACGAACTATGTACTTAGAGAAGTCCACGAGGGATGCTGCGgccaccacatcgggggcaaagccctagcaaggaagctcatccgagctggaTATTACTGGCCATCAATGATGAGAGACTCCAAAGAATTTGTCAGAAAATGC gtgataacccgtttcggtATCCCGGAGGTCGTCATTTCGGATAATAGGACGCAGTTCACTAACAATAAGTTCACGAAATTCCTCACCGGCTTGGGGATAAAACAAAAGTTTTCCTCAGTAGAACATCCCCAGACGAACGGACAAGTGGAGTCCGCAAACAAAGTCATCCTACTAGGCCTCAAGAAGCGCTTAGACAACAAGAAAGGCGTATGGGCCGACGAGCTCGCTtcggtcctctggtcctaccgGACAACCGAGCAAAGCTCCACCGGGGAAACCCCCTTTCGCCTAACGTACGGGGTCGACGCAGTGATACCCGTGGAAATTGGCGAACCGAGTCCACGGTTACTTCTCGCAGGAGTAGACGAAGCGGTGGAAAAGGACCTGGTGGAAGAGACTAGAGAGATGGCCCACTTGTCAGAAACAGCACTAAAACAAAGAATAGCTCTGCGCTACAACACTAAAGTCCTCAGGAGGGATTTTAAGGAAAGAGACCTCGTCCTACGACGCAACGACGTCGGTCTAccgaccccaggagaaggaaaactggcggcaAATTGGAAAGGTCCCTACAGAATCAAAGAAGTGCTCGGCAAAGGCGCCTACAAGCTGGAAAGACTCGACGGCAGAGAAATCCCAAGAACATGGAACGCAGGTAACCTGAGGAGGTTCTATTCGTAG